AGCGGTTTGATGTTCGTGTACTTCGGCACATCACCCAGAATTTCCGCCGCATGCGGCCCGAAGGCTGCATAGAACGCGTCGACCGAATCGAAGTACAGATGCACCGCCGCCACGAACGGCGAGGCGCTGCCCGGAAGACCACCGCCCACGCCCTCGTCCACCTCGGCCTTGCGCAGCGCGGGGCCGAACAGGCGCTCGCACATCGGAATGTGCTTGGTGAGGTAGTAGTCCATGTCGAACGTGCTGCCCTCGGCGCGAGGGTAGAGAATCGAAACCTTGGTCATGGCGGTGTCTCCTGGGAAGTGCTTAAGGTGCCAAATGCCGAATCAACAGATCAGTGGTCGGAAAAGCCTCATCAAGCCAGTGCGGCCAGCGGATGCGAATGCGCGGGCCATGGGCTCTTGAAGAAGGCCTCGACCACGTCGCGCTTCACGTCCTCGACGCGCTCGGGATTCCACTTCGGGCTGTGGTCCTTGTCCACCGCCAGCGCGCGAATGCCTTCGATGGTTTCGCTCTGGCCGGGACGCAGGAAGAAGCAGTGACGCACCATGTCGCGCTCCATGCGCAGGTCTTCGGCCAGCGTCATGCCGCGCGCGCGGCGGATCTGCTCCAGCACCACTTCCAGCATCAGCGGCGAACGCTTGCGCAGCGCGGCAGCCGTCTTCTGGCACCACTCGTCGCCGTCCTTTTCGAGCGCCTGAACGATCTCGACCGCGGTCGGCAGCGCGAAATACTTCTCGATGTGCGTGAGGTTGCCGATGGCACCCTCACCCGCAGCCACGTACTGCGATGCGATGAACTTCTGCACGGCAGCGCCGTCGGCAAACTTCTCGGTGCCCAGTTGTTCCCACACGCCCGCCTGCTTGTCGGATGGCATGAAGCCATCGGCCAGATTGGCTGCAATGGCGGAAGCACCGTTGATGGTGTCGCCGGTCAGCGCCAGCCATTCGCCCACACGGCCGGGGCAACGCGAGAGGAAGTAGCCGCCGCCCACGTCAGGGAACAGGCCGATGATGGTTTCGGGCATGGCCATCTTGGTGCGCTCGGTCACGATGCGCGCCGTGCCGCCCTGGCTGATGCCCATGCCGCCGCCCATCACGATGCCGTCCATGAACGCGATGTAGGGCTTGCCCAGCGTGTGGATCAGGTGATTGAGCGCGTATTCTTCGGTGAAGAAGTCTTCGATTTCCGGATTGCCCGTGCTGCCCGCCTTGTGCAGAAAGCGGATATCGCCACCCGCGCAGAACGCGCCAAACGCGCCTTCCTTGCCATTGCCGCGAATCGCCACGGCCAGCACCTTTTCATCCTTCTGCCATTGGAGCAGCACGTCCAGCAGATCACGCACCATGCCCAGCGACAGCGCGTTCAGCGCCTTGGCGCGATTGAGAGTGATAAAGCCCACCTGACCACGAACTTCGGCCAGAACTTCCGCCGTCATCTCCGTCATTGTTTTTGTCCTTCCTTGCAAGCCAGTGCTTGTCTGCAGCTTTTGAGTGAGAAACGGACCGGATAAAGCGACCCGCTGAGAAGCGAACGCCAGACGCGGGAGCGCCCGACGCACAACTTGCAAGAATAGCGCAAATGGATGACTCACCGCAGCACGACAGCGTGCCACTGCGGTATCCAAAACAGACAGAAGCCCAGCTTCTACAAGGTGGTGGCGGTGTAGGTCAGCACATTGCCGAACGTGCCAGCATTCACAGTCGTGGGCGTGAACGCGGGTACATAGGTGAAGGTACCCGTGAGATTGCTCATCATTGGCAGCGCACTGCTGGTGCT
This genomic stretch from Diaphorobacter sp. HDW4B harbors:
- a CDS encoding EthD family reductase, which codes for MTKVSILYPRAEGSTFDMDYYLTKHIPMCERLFGPALRKAEVDEGVGGGLPGSASPFVAAVHLYFDSVDAFYAAFGPHAAEILGDVPKYTNIKPLTQISKVR
- a CDS encoding enoyl-CoA hydratase/isomerase family protein translates to MTEMTAEVLAEVRGQVGFITLNRAKALNALSLGMVRDLLDVLLQWQKDEKVLAVAIRGNGKEGAFGAFCAGGDIRFLHKAGSTGNPEIEDFFTEEYALNHLIHTLGKPYIAFMDGIVMGGGMGISQGGTARIVTERTKMAMPETIIGLFPDVGGGYFLSRCPGRVGEWLALTGDTINGASAIAANLADGFMPSDKQAGVWEQLGTEKFADGAAVQKFIASQYVAAGEGAIGNLTHIEKYFALPTAVEIVQALEKDGDEWCQKTAAALRKRSPLMLEVVLEQIRRARGMTLAEDLRMERDMVRHCFFLRPGQSETIEGIRALAVDKDHSPKWNPERVEDVKRDVVEAFFKSPWPAHSHPLAALA